One window from the genome of Cucumis melo cultivar AY chromosome 12, USDA_Cmelo_AY_1.0, whole genome shotgun sequence encodes:
- the LOC127143771 gene encoding phenolic glucoside malonyltransferase 2-like, with amino-acid sequence MANFPSLNLIDVCKVSPPPTAAAPSSLPLTFFDLAWLRFHPTQRLFFYEFPLDEISFHDVIVPKLKSSLSLTLRHYLPLVGNLVWPSQSDVPIIEFVEGDGVFVTIAECDGDFYHLSGNGFREVSKFHPLVPELTVSNDRAAATAIQVTKFQNKGFSIGITNHHAIIDGRSSTSFIKSWAQICMEESSIPTPKQMSLYDRSVITDPKDFAKIYAKAWKDLEGPNNKSLNLKFPKTKHGLIRSTLEFTHQSMQKLKEWILKEKSKNENFDSSSSHISSFVIATAYLCVCTAKLEGLKEGKLCFAFAADARTRLKPQVPLNYFGNCLVGVFLRLERFELLSENGIILACDEISKAIRNLDDGVLNGCENWGLRMSQVTIDYSKSQVISLSGSPRFGVYNVDFGFGKPKKVEIVSSELPNVFSLIDSRNSDVVMEIGVVKEKDEMEAFIAIFNHGFESI; translated from the exons aTGGCTAACTTTCCTTCTCTAAACTTGATTGACGTCTGCAAAGTCTCTCCTCCACCGACAGCAGCAGCGCCCTCTTCTCTTCCCCTCACTTTCTTTGATTTGGCGTGGCTAAGGTTTCATCCAACCCAACGTCTTTTCTTCTACGAATTTCCATTGGATGAGATCTCGTTTCACGACGTCATTGTTCCAAAACTCAAGAGTTCTCTGTCTCTTACTCTTCGCCACTATCTTCCTCTTGTTGGTAACCTCGTTTGGCCATCTCAATCTGATGTACCCATCATTGAATTTGTCGAAGGTGATGGGGTTTTTGTGACGATAGCGGAGTGCGACGGGGACTTTTATCATCTTTCTGGTAACGGATTTCGGGAAGTTTCGAAATTTCATCCTCTTGTTCCTGAATTGACAGTCTCTAATGACCGTGCTGCAGCCACTGCTATTCAG GtaactaaatttcaaaataaaggtTTTTCCATTGGAATAACCAATCACCATGCAATCATAGATGGAAGAAGCTCAACTTCATTTATCAAATCATGGGCTCAAATTTGTATGGAAGAATCCTCTATACCAACCCCCAAACAAATGTCATTATATGATAGGTCAGTTATAACTGATCCAAAAGATTTTGCAAAAATCTATGCAAAAGCATGGAAAGACCTGGAAGGACCCAACAACAAAAGCTTAAACCTCAAATTCCCCAAAACAAAACATGGTTTAATTAGAAGCACTTTGGAATTCACACACCAAAGCATGCAAAAGCTAAAGGAATGGATCTTGAAAGAGAAGAGCAagaatgaaaattttgattcttcttcttctcacaTATCTTCATTTGTAATAGCAACGGCTTATCTTTGTGTATGTACAGCCAAATTAGAAGGTTTAAAAGAAGGGAAACTATGTTTTGCTTTTGCAGCTGATGCAAGAACTCGTTTAAAGCCACAAGTGCCATTGAATTACTTTGGGAATTGTTTGGTTGGTGTGTTTCTTCGACTTGAACGGTTTGAACTTTTGAGTGAAAATGGAATAATTTTGGCTTGTGATGAGATTTCAAAGGCTATTAGAAATTTGGATGATGGAGTTTTAAATGGGTGTGAGAATTGGGGGTTAAGGATGAGCCAAGTGACAATTGATtattcaaaatcacaagtcattTCTTTATCTGGTTCACCAAGATTTGGAGTTTATAATGTTGACTTTGGATTTGGAAAGCCAAAGAAAGTGGAGATTGTGTCAAGTGAATTACCAaatgttttttctttgattgaTAGTAGAAATAGTGATGTGGTAATGGAGATTGGTGTTGTTAAGGAAAAAGATGAAATGGAAGCTTTTATTGCTATATTTAATCATGGCTTTGAATCTATTTGA
- the LOC103497243 gene encoding phenolic glucoside malonyltransferase 2-like yields the protein MANFSSLKLIDVCKIPPPPTAAAPSSLPLTFFDLLWLRFLPTQRLFFYEFPSNEISFHDVIVPKLKSSLSLALRHYLPLAGNLVWPSQSDTPIIEFVEGDGISMTVAESDSDFYHLSGNGLREVSEFHPLVPQLSVSHDRAAVIAIQVTKFQNKGFSIGITHHHGILDGRSSTSFIKSWAQICIEESFVPISKQMPLYDRSVINDPKDLAKLYAKAWQEVEGPNNKSLNLKFPQTKHGLIRSTLEFTHQNIQNLKEWILNKKIENEIFDSSSSHISSFAIATAYLCVCTAKLEGLKEGELWFVFAADARIRLKPQVPLNYFGNCLVAGFVRLERFGLLSENGIILACDQILKGIRNLDDQALNGCENWGSIMSQLTFDYSKAQGVSLAGSPRFGVYNADFGFGKPKKVEILSAESPYFFSLTDSRNSDVVMEIGVVKERDEMDAFVAIFNQGFESI from the exons atgGCTAACTTTTCCTCTCTAAAATTAATTGACGTCTGCAAAATCCCTCCTCCTCCGACGGCGGCGGCGCCCTCATCTCTTCCCCTCACTTTCTTTGATTTGTTGTGGCTAAGGTTTCTTCCAACCCAACGTCTTTTTTTCTACGAATTTCCATCGAATGAGATCTCGTTTCACGATGTCATTGTTCCGAAGCTCAAGAGCTCTCTGTCTCTTGCTCTTCGTCACTACCTTCCTTTGGCTGGCAACCTCGTTTGGCCATCGCAATCCGATACACCCATCATTGAATTTGTCGAAGGCGATGGGATTTCCATGACGGTGGCAGAGTCCGATAGTGATTTTTATCATCTTTCTGGTAACGGGCTTCGGGAAGTTTCAGAATTTCATCCTCTTGTTCCTCAATTGTCAGTCTCTCATGACCGTGCTGCAGTTATTGCTATCCAG GTAACTAAATTTCAGAACAAAGGTTTTTCCATTGGAATAACCCATCACCATGGAATCTTAGATGGAAGAAGCTCAACTTCATTCATCAAATCATGGGCTCAAATTTGCATTGAAGAATCCTTTGTACCAATCTCCAAGCAAATGCCATTATATGATAGGTCAGTTATAAATGATCCAAAAGATCTTGCAAAACTCTATGCAAAAGCATGGCAAGAAGTAGAAGGACCCAACAATAAAAGCTTAAACCTTAAATTCCCCCAAACAAAACATGGTTTAATTAGAAGCACTTTAGAATTCACACACCAAAACATTCAAAACCTAAAGGAATGGATCTTGAACAAGAAGATcgaaaatgaaatttttgattcttcttcttctcacaTATCTTCATTTGCAATAGCAACAGCTTATCTTTGTGTTTGTACAGCCAAATTAGAAGGTTTAAAAGAAGGGGAATTATGGTTTGTGTTTGCAGCTGATGCAAGAATTCGTTTAAAACCACAAGTGCCATTGAATTACTTTGGGAATTGTTTGGTTGCTGGGTTTGTTCGACTGGAAAGATTTGGACTTTTGAGTGAAAATGGAATAATATTGGCTTGTGATCAGATTTTAAAAGGTATTAGAAATTTGGATGATCAAGCTTTAAATGGTTGTGAGAATTGGGGATCAATAATGAGTCAATTGACATTTGATTATTCTAAAGCCCAAGGCGTTTCTCTAGCTGGTTCACCAAGATTTGGAGTTTATAATGCTGATTTTGGATTTGGAAAGCCAAAGAAAGTGGAGATTTTGTCAGCTGAATCaccatattttttttccttaactGATAGTAGAAATAGTGATGTGGTAATGGAGATTGGTGTTGTTAAGGAAAGAGATGAAATGGATGCTTTTGTTGCTATATTTAATCAAGGCTTTGAATCTATTTGA
- the LOC127144455 gene encoding glycosyltransferase BC10-like isoform X2 produces the protein MLPVISQEKWRKGSQWITLVRRHAEVVVNDEIIFPLFKKFCKRWPPADHDTRRKTTEKYHRNCIPDEHYVQTLLSVDPNTGVSMYESDDIIKYLVQNYGDGNVPLSLCSCR, from the exons ATGTTGCCGGTGATATCTCAGGAAAAATGGCGAAAGGGTTCTCAG TGGATTACTTTGGTGAGGAGACATGCTGAAGTTGTAGTGAATGATGAAATAATATTCCCTCTCTTTAAGAAATTTTGTAAG CGATGGCCGCCAGCGGACCACGATACTAGAAGGAAAACAACA GAGAAGTATCATCGCAACTGCATACCAGATGAGCATTATGTCCAGACTTTACTTTCA GTTGATCCAAACACAGGAGTTTCAATGTATGAATCAGATGACATAATCAAGTATCTGGTTCAGAACTATG GTGATGGAAATGTACCTCTTTCCTTGTGTTCATGTAGGTGA
- the LOC127144455 gene encoding uncharacterized protein LOC127144455 isoform X1, whose amino-acid sequence MAKGFSGLASLFTCKITYLSLSIDEFLFQWITLVRRHAEVVVNDEIIFPLFKKFCKRWPPADHDTRRKTTEKYHRNCIPDEHYVQTLLSVDPNTGVSMYESDDIIKYLVQNYGDGNVPLSLCSCR is encoded by the exons ATGGCGAAAGGGTTCTCAGGTTTAGCCTCTTTGTTTACTTGTAAAATAACATATTTGTCTTTGAGTATTGATGAATTTTTGTTCCAGTGGATTACTTTGGTGAGGAGACATGCTGAAGTTGTAGTGAATGATGAAATAATATTCCCTCTCTTTAAGAAATTTTGTAAG CGATGGCCGCCAGCGGACCACGATACTAGAAGGAAAACAACA GAGAAGTATCATCGCAACTGCATACCAGATGAGCATTATGTCCAGACTTTACTTTCA GTTGATCCAAACACAGGAGTTTCAATGTATGAATCAGATGACATAATCAAGTATCTGGTTCAGAACTATG GTGATGGAAATGTACCTCTTTCCTTGTGTTCATGTAGGTGA